GAGGCTGTGCCAGTAGAACGTGTGGTTCCAAACCTGGGCGGCTTGATTAAACAAAACACCGCTGGAGGTCTTGATGATCTCTTCCAATGATTTGCCTTCAAATTCGCTGCCGGGTACCAATTCATTCAGCTTAGTTAAGTAAGCGTTATGGTGTTTGCCGTGGTGGAAGTCGAGGGTTTCGGCAGAGATGTGTGGTGCCAACGCGTCTTTTGCGTAGGGTAGTGCCGGTAATTCAAACGCCATGTGATTCTCTCCTGAGTATGGTTTTGGGTTGTAATGTCGTTAATGGTTGTGGCTGATTTGCGTTTTGTTTCTCGGCTTCTTTCGGTTTAAGCCGTGAATTAACGCGGTGATATCAGGACCACCGCCAGCCGCCTAATTGTTGCCAGCGATTGACGATCTGGCAGAACAATTCGGCAGTTTTAAAGGCGTCGTAGGCAGCGCTGTGAGCTTCGTCGTTATCGAAGTCGATCTCGGCTAACTGGCAAGCTCTAGCCAATACGGTATGGCCGTAGGCAAGCCCCGAAAGGCTGGCGGTATCCATAACCGAAAAAGGGTGGAAGGGATTGCGCTTGATGTTGCTGCGCTCGACAGCGGCTAATACAAAGCCGAGATCAAAATGCGCATTGTGCCCTACTAGCACCGCCCGGGTGCACCCACTAGCTTTTACTTGTTGGCGAATTCGCTTCATTAGTTCGCCCATCACAGTCACTTCTTTTTGCGCCTGCCTTAATGGGTTATGGGGATCAATCCCGGTAAATTCAAGGGCGGCGGGCTCTAAGTTCGCGCCTTCGAATGGTTCTACATTGTAGCTAAGGGTTTCGTCGGGCTCGAGTTGGCCGGAGTCGTCCATGCGTAAAAATGTAGCCGCAATTTCAAGTACCGCATCGGTTTGGCTGTTGAAACCGCCGGTTTCAACGTCTATGACTACCGGTAGGAAGCCTCGAAAGCGTTGTGCCATCATCGATTTTTCATCGTTGAATTCCATATTTATCTCAGGCTAGCTGCCAGTGCAGTTGTTCACCGCCACGCAGCGGAAAAATGGTGTCGCTGCCGAGCGGAAGATGCTCCGGTGCGGTCCAGCTGTTTCTTTGCAAAATAATGGTGTCGCTATTGCGTGGTAGACCATAAAAGTCCGGACCGTAAAAACTGGCAAACGCTTCTAACTTATCCAGTTTTCCTGCTGTTTCAAATGCTTCAGCGTATAGTTCCATTGCTGCGTAGGCGGTATAGCAGCCTGCACAGCCGCAGCTAGCTTCCTTTTTGTCACGGGCGTGGGGCGCCGAGTCTGTGCCCAAAAAGAACTTAGGGTCTCCCGATGTTGCCGCCGCAATAAGCGCCTGCTGGTGCGTATTCCGTTTTAATATCGGAAGGCAGTAATAATGGGGTCGAATGCCACCCGCCAGCATATGGTTGCGATTGTATAATAGGTGGTGGGCGGTGATAGTGGCCGCGACATTGTTGCCAGATTCTTTTACAAACTGCACTGAATCGGATGTGGTGATGTGTTCTAGTACCAATTTGAGGGTGGTAAAGCGCTCGACGATTTGACGTAAGTAGCGATCAATAAAGCGTGCTTCACGATCAAAAATATCAATATCAGCATCGGTGACTTCGCCGTGGACTAGCAGCGGTAAGCCGTGTTTTTCCATGCATTCAAATATTGGATAGAGATTTTCAATATTCGTCACACCCGAATCTGAATTGGTGGTGGCCCCCGCTGGATAAAGTTTTGCAGCGAACACCACATCGGATGCGGCGGCCGCGGCAATGTCCTCAGGGCTGGTGTTGTCGGTGAGATAAAGCACCATTAAAGGCTGCAGCTTATGACCAGTGGCCGGTAGCGCGTTTTCAATCCGATGCTTATAGGCCGTCGCTTCAGCAAGGTTACGCACGGGCGGCGTTAAATTTGGCATAACAATAACCCGACCAAAATAGCGGCTAGCGTCTGCAACGGTGTGAGCTAATACATCGCCGTCTCGCAAATGAATATGCCAGTCGTCGGGGCGGGTGATTTCTAAGGTTTGCATGCTGGGCCTTAATACTAGCGTCCGCCGGGCTACCTATTGGGGTCGGCTTTGGAGGCGTGGGATCTTGCGAGGAATGCTACAGGAATTTGAGGGGGGTATAAACACCTGCCGCTCGGGCATGGCCGGTGTTTATGCCGGTCTCCTTGGATTACTTGGGGGGTGTTGCTGGTTTTTTACTGGCGAATGTTAATTCTTCGCCATTAGCGTTAATGATGCTGGCGCCCACGCCCGGCACGCTCAATAGATCTTGGGCGGAGCGAATGGGTCCATTTTCTTTGCGATAGCGAATAATGGCTTCCGCACGTTTGGGGCCAATCCCTTTCAATGTTTGTAGCTCTTTTGCGGTGGCGGTGTTGATATCCAGTGCATAAGCGACGTTGATAAAGGGGCCTAAAAGCATCAAAGCGAGCAAAAAAACGGGTGCGGCCAGTCGGCCGAATAGATATTTCATCATAAAATCCCTTTTCAAGATGAAGTTGTTGGGAGCACGTTTAAAGTGGACACACCGACTGGCATGCCCATTTAAAGCATAGAACATGTCGAAAATTATGCAAAGCCGCCCACTTGCTGGGCTTAGCGAACTTTGACCTCGGTCCACAGTTTATTGAGGAGTCGGCGTTGTTTGGCGTTGCGCGCAGCGACAGTTTCCAAGCCTTTCTGCACTTCCTCGTTGGGGAAGATTGCTGAGATTTTTAAAATCTCAGGCTCGATAAAGGGCGTTGCTGCTGCGTTTGGGTTGCCCGTGCCAACCACGTTAGTTAATTCAGCGGCATTTTCTGGTGCCATCATGAAGTTTATAAATTGCAAGGCCAGCTCAGGGTCACGCGCTTTTTTAGGAATTACCATATTGTCCAGTGCCAAAACCGCACCTTGTTTAGGTAATACAAAGTTAACGCTAAAGTCACGACCGGCGTCAGCGGCGTCAGCGCGCGCTTGAAACATATCGCTGGAGTAACCGTGGGCAACCCAAATATTGCCAACGGTGAGCTCCTTGATGTAGCTAGACGAATTAAAAGCCGCCCAGTACGGCTTGGCTTTTAAAATTAGTGCCTGGGCCTCTTTGAGGTGTTTTTCGTCATTGTCGTTAATCGAGTAACCGAGGTACTTAAGCGCTGCCGCGAATAGCTCTTCCGAGTCATCCATTACCGTGACCTTGCCTTTGATTTTTTTCAACACGGCAGGATCAAAAATGATTGACCAGTCACTTGGGTCTATATCTAGCTCTGCTATCTTCTGCTCATTGTAGCCAATCAAGGTCGTGGTAAATGCATAAGGCAGTGAGTATATATTGCCGGGATCGTAGTCTTTATTTAGAAAACCCTTGGCGGTGTTGCCGATATTGCTCAGTTTGCTTTTATCTAATGGTAATAAGAAACCCTGTTTAACTAGCGCTTCGACTGCGTTTTGAGTGGGTATAACAACATCGTAGTCGCCAGCGCCGGCCAGTAATTTGGCCATCATTTCCTCGGTGGCAGAAAAATAATCCTGTACCACTTTACAGCCGCACTCGGCTTCAAAGCGGCTCACAGTATCTTCAGCGATATAGTCGTTCCAGTTAAATAAATGCAACGCTTTCTCGGCCATAGCAAATTGCGAAAGGCACAGCACAAAACAGCACAGTAACTTTTTCACGGTAGCATCCTTCTTCATGGTTGGGTAAAGGGGTATGGGCTTATTGTCTCAACACTATTGGTGAGATTCGGGAAAGCGCGGTGATAAGAATAAGCGTGACCAGCATTAGCAGGGTCGACACCGCGTTGACTTCAGGTGTGACAGCAATTTTCACCATCGAATAGATCTCCAGTGGCAAGGTTGAGCTGCCAACACCCGCAGTAAAAAACGTAATGACAAAATCGTCAATAGAAAGTGTAAATGCCATCATGCCCCCCGCAATGATGCCGGGCTTTAGCAGGGGTAGAGTAATGAGCCAAAAGGCTTGCAGTGGCGTTGCGCCAAGGTCGCGAGCTGCCTCAATGAGACTTTGATCCATGCCTGATAGCCGGGATTGCACGGCCAGTGCAACAAAGCCGATGCAAAAACTGACATGGGCAAGAATGATGGAAGTCATCCCCAAGGTCATGTTAAGCAGAATAAACATAAGTAGCAGGCTGACACCGATTAAAATGTCGGGCATTGCTATGGGGCCAAGGACTAGCGCCGACAGCCATTTCTGTCGGAAGCGATAAATAGCGAGGCCAGCCAAGGTGCCTAATATGGTTGCGATGAGGGCACTGATACTGGCGATGATGAGCGAGTTAGCAGCCGCGTGAAGAATGTCACCGTTTGCAAATAACTTTTGATACCACTTCCACGTAAACCCCACCCACTCGGCATTGAGTTTAGAGTCGTTAAATGAAAACACCACGACCACTATAAGTGGCAGGTACAAAAACAGGTAAACCAGGGTGCCAACGCTGCGCAGTATTTTGCTGGGATAGGCATTACTTTTTACCATTGCTCTCTCCCGGAGGGCGACCTAGCTTAGCGGCTAAAAGCACCAATAGCAGCGTGATCGCAGTCAGAACCAGCGAGAGTACGCTACCGAACGGCCAGTCCCGAGATTCTACAAATTGCTGTTTTATCACATTGCCAATCATGATTCCGTTGGTACCGCCGAGTAGATCGGGAATCGCAAAAATACCTAATGACGGGATAAATACCAGTACTGCGCCGGCGTAGATGCCGGGTAGTGATAATGGCCAAGTAATTAGCCAGAAGCATTTAAACCGATTGGCGCCGAGGTCTTGTGCCGCTTCCAATAGGCGATGGTCGTGTTTTTCTAGATTCGCGTACAAAGGCAAAATCATAAACGGAAGATGGACATAAACTAAGCAGGTTACGACGGCCGTGGTACTGAACATCAGGGTAATGGGTTCCATTCCCAGACTGCTTGTGAGGGTGTTCAATCCGATAGTAAGTGCGCCCTGCGGACTGAAAATAATCATCCATGCGTAAATCCGCACCAGAAAAT
This portion of the Zhongshania sp. R06B22 genome encodes:
- a CDS encoding polyamine ABC transporter substrate-binding protein, which produces MKKLLCCFVLCLSQFAMAEKALHLFNWNDYIAEDTVSRFEAECGCKVVQDYFSATEEMMAKLLAGAGDYDVVIPTQNAVEALVKQGFLLPLDKSKLSNIGNTAKGFLNKDYDPGNIYSLPYAFTTTLIGYNEQKIAELDIDPSDWSIIFDPAVLKKIKGKVTVMDDSEELFAAALKYLGYSINDNDEKHLKEAQALILKAKPYWAAFNSSSYIKELTVGNIWVAHGYSSDMFQARADAADAGRDFSVNFVLPKQGAVLALDNMVIPKKARDPELALQFINFMMAPENAAELTNVVGTGNPNAAATPFIEPEILKISAIFPNEEVQKGLETVAARNAKQRRLLNKLWTEVKVR
- the rnt gene encoding ribonuclease T, producing MEFNDEKSMMAQRFRGFLPVVIDVETGGFNSQTDAVLEIAATFLRMDDSGQLEPDETLSYNVEPFEGANLEPAALEFTGIDPHNPLRQAQKEVTVMGELMKRIRQQVKASGCTRAVLVGHNAHFDLGFVLAAVERSNIKRNPFHPFSVMDTASLSGLAYGHTVLARACQLAEIDFDNDEAHSAAYDAFKTAELFCQIVNRWQQLGGWRWS
- a CDS encoding ABC transporter permease; the encoded protein is MVKSNAYPSKILRSVGTLVYLFLYLPLIVVVVFSFNDSKLNAEWVGFTWKWYQKLFANGDILHAAANSLIIASISALIATILGTLAGLAIYRFRQKWLSALVLGPIAMPDILIGVSLLLMFILLNMTLGMTSIILAHVSFCIGFVALAVQSRLSGMDQSLIEAARDLGATPLQAFWLITLPLLKPGIIAGGMMAFTLSIDDFVITFFTAGVGSSTLPLEIYSMVKIAVTPEVNAVSTLLMLVTLILITALSRISPIVLRQ
- a CDS encoding ComEA family DNA-binding protein — translated: MMKYLFGRLAAPVFLLALMLLGPFINVAYALDINTATAKELQTLKGIGPKRAEAIIRYRKENGPIRSAQDLLSVPGVGASIINANGEELTFASKKPATPPK
- a CDS encoding ABC transporter permease; this encodes MNTLSTKTISRGDRLTRALLSLPPGLYLLLFFAVPSLMMLFASFRFPGEYGGLAPWYYIEDGGVTLDFTLENWQRLFESDIYLSLLIKSLSYALITTLICLAMAYPLALMIARSNKRYRDLLLLLVILPFWSNFLVRIYAWMIIFSPQGALTIGLNTLTSSLGMEPITLMFSTTAVVTCLVYVHLPFMILPLYANLEKHDHRLLEAAQDLGANRFKCFWLITWPLSLPGIYAGAVLVFIPSLGIFAIPDLLGGTNGIMIGNVIKQQFVESRDWPFGSVLSLVLTAITLLLVLLAAKLGRPPGESNGKK
- the pyrC gene encoding dihydroorotase, translated to MQTLEITRPDDWHIHLRDGDVLAHTVADASRYFGRVIVMPNLTPPVRNLAEATAYKHRIENALPATGHKLQPLMVLYLTDNTSPEDIAAAAASDVVFAAKLYPAGATTNSDSGVTNIENLYPIFECMEKHGLPLLVHGEVTDADIDIFDREARFIDRYLRQIVERFTTLKLVLEHITTSDSVQFVKESGNNVAATITAHHLLYNRNHMLAGGIRPHYYCLPILKRNTHQQALIAAATSGDPKFFLGTDSAPHARDKKEASCGCAGCYTAYAAMELYAEAFETAGKLDKLEAFASFYGPDFYGLPRNSDTIILQRNSWTAPEHLPLGSDTIFPLRGGEQLHWQLA